A window of the Helianthus annuus cultivar XRQ/B chromosome 4, HanXRQr2.0-SUNRISE, whole genome shotgun sequence genome harbors these coding sequences:
- the LOC110936434 gene encoding uncharacterized protein LOC110936434, whose product MLTSMLKLNPQTRALWLSGLAAAYRTAAACAIVAVATLFGPAALRIQVAFPAFSYVTVILVITGASLGDTFRGCWDAFCATVLTVIPAILGLWAIGPAELTTALTAVVVGMAAFVVMLPDHKTHLVSKRIALGQIVIIYVVAYDKGGETDPVMHPVHVAASTAVGVVACVIALLLPYPGLATCQVKKKCKLYADNASEMVKLCVKAFCANDDTSAQAFVSQAKSLSIKGSKLLNAIKSKKESMKWETIPINFLKPYCMKTAEKLQDTEMPIQGMLIALQNIHPFPPQILDQDLKDHLDNLEENISQTFDQLKSCMPFDLATFPESNHENLMLSPHTFPQSHKDLPSFFFLFCSNLLQRKMNNNSLKNPPSPADQRSKKSQKEGLFEWISAFVMHRRFTLALKCSLSVGFAVLFGLIYSKQNGIWSGLPVAISFAASREAVFRVSNLKAQGTVLGTVYGVLGCFVLEKYVKVRFLILLPWFIFCSLLRRSRMYGPAGGVSAVIGAVLILGREHFGSPTEFAIIRIVEAFIGLSCSIVVELMFRPTRASTLAKIQLSKSLQVLNECICTVSHGGQKECLGGDLKKLKANVNELRKFIEEAEMEPNFWFLPFNGGCYNKLLKTLSNMVSLLVFLNHANASLQEENLSLDKVEGEVELFKEMIQPSLKCFESIVLVKSLNKLEKELQRNNACDTSSDLELGKLPIPQNKLHRHGPNGEDEIDNIIDSYLKTSYELVFGEVCGEVKGHEVVLSSSAFAFCMRGLVTEAREIEKGLMELLQWENPSSHVNLYEISSKIDALYNI is encoded by the exons ATGCTAACCAGCATGCTTAAACTTAACCCCCAAACCCGTGCCTTATGGCTCTCCGGCCTAGCCGCCGCTTACCGCACCGCCGCCGCCTGCGCCATCGTGGCTGTCGCCACCCTTTTCGGCCCCGCCGCCCTACGAATCCAAGTCGCCTTCCCTGCGTTCTCCTACGTCACCGTCATCCTTGTCATCACGGGCGCCTCCCTAGGCGACACTTTTCGTGGCTGTTGGGACGCGTTTTGCGCGACAGTGTTAACCGTCATTCCGGCTATCCTGGGGCTTTGGGCGATAGGGCCCGCGGAGCTGACGACGGCGCTTACGGCGGTAGTGGTGGGTATGGCGGCGTTTGTGGTGATGTTGCCAGATCATAAGACACATTTGGTGTCTAAAAGAATAGCGTTGGGGCAGATTGTAATTATCTACGTGGTGGCGTATGATAAGGGTGGTGAAACTGATCCGGTTATGCATCCGGTACACGTGGCGGCTAGCACCGCCGTTGGGGTGGTGGCATGTGTCATCGCGTTGTTGCTTCCATATCCTGGTCTGGCTACATGTCAG GTGAAAAAGAAGTGCAAGCTTTATGCAGATAATGCGTCAGAGATGGTAAAACTGTGTGTGAAGGCGTTTTGTGCGAATGACGACACAAGTGCACAAGCATTTGTTTCACAGGCCAAGTCACTATCCATTAAAGGAAGCAAACTCCTAAATGCCATCAAGTCTAAAAAA GAAAGCATGAAATGGGAGACAATTCCAATAAATTTCTTGAAACCCTACTGCATGAAAACAGCAGAAAAGTTGCAAGATACAGAGATGCCAATACAAGGCATGCTAATTGCTTTGCAAAATATTCATCCATTTCCACCACAAATCCTTGATCAAGATCTAAAAGATCACTTGGATAACCTTGAAGAAAACATAAGCCAAACCTTTGATCAGTTAAAGTCTTGCATGCCCTTTGATTTAGCAACTTTTCCTGAATCAAACCATGAAAATCTAATGCTTTCCCCCCATACTTTCCCCCAATCCCACAAAGATTTGCCCTCTTTTTTCTTCTTGTTTTGTTCCAATTTACTTCAAAGAAAGATGAACAACAATTCACTAAAAAACCCTCCCTCACCAGCCGATCAACGGAGTAAAAAGAGTCAAAAAGAGGGCCTTTTCGAATGGATTAGCGCATTTGTGATGCATAGAAGGTTCACACTAGCATTGAAATGTTCATTATCAGTAGGTTTTGCTGTTCTATTTGGGCTGATATATAGTAAACAAAATGGGATATGGTCTGGACTGCCTGTAGCAATAAGTTTTGCAGCTTCAAGAGAAGCCGTATTTAGGGTATCCAATCTCAAAGCTCAAGGAACTGTGTTGGGAACTGTATATGGAGTATTGGGCTGCTTTGTTCTTGAAAAATATGTTAAAGTTAGGTTCTTGATTCTTCTTCCATGGTTCATATTCTGCAGCCTACTCAGGAGAAGCCGTATGTATGGTCCGGCTGGTGGGGTGTCAGCCGTAATTGGGGCTGTGCTAATTCTTGGTAGGGAGCATTTTGGGTCACCAACGGAATTCGCTATCATCAGAATTGTTGAAGCGTTTATAGGATTATCGTGTTCAATCGTTGTTGAACTCATGTTTCGGCCCACGAGAGCTTCAACTTTAGCCAAGATCCAACTTTCCAAGAGCCTTCAAGTTTTGAATGAGTGTATATGCACGGTGAGTCATGGTGGTCAAAAGGAGTGTCTTGGAGGTGATCTAAAGAAGCTTAAAGCTAATGTGAATGAGTTAAGAAAGTTCATTGAGGAGGCTGAAATGGAACCCAACTTTTGGTTTTTGCCCTTTAATGGTGGTTGTTACAATAAGTTGTTGAAGACTTTGTCAAACATGGTGAGCCTTTTAGTCTTTTTAAACCATGCAAATGCTTCTTTACAAGAAGAAAACTTGAGTTTAGATAAAGTGGAAGGTGAGGTTGAGCTTTTTAAAGAAATGATTCAACCTTCACTAAAGTGTTTTGAAAGTATTGTTTTGGTGAAATCACTAAACAAACTTGAGAAGGAACTTCAAAGGAATAATGCTTGTGACACATCTAGTGATCTTGAGTTGGGGAAGTTACCAATTCCCCAAAATAAATTACATAGACATGGACCAAATGGTGAGGATGAGATAGACAATATCATTGATTCCTATCTAAAAACATCATATGAACTTGTTTTTGGTGAAGTGTGTGGGGAGGTGAAGGGGCATGAGGTGGTATTGAGTTCAAGTGCTTTTGCCTTTTGCATGAGAGGGTTGGTAACGGAGGCTAGGGAGATTGAGAAGGGTCTCATGGAACTTTTGCAATGGGAGAATCCTTCAAGTCATGTAAATTTGTATGAAATTTCCTCTAAGATAGACGCTTTATACAATATTTGA